The region GAGAAGAAAACATGTTTTTATTTGGCTTGAATGATCAGGAAGTGTACGCTTTTTATGAAAATGGCTCCTACCATTCACGTGAAATTTATGAAAACAATCCAAGGTTGCATCGCATTCTTGATACATTGATCGATGGCACAATTCCGAATATTGAAACAGAAGGACGCGTTATTTTTGATTCGCTGGTTTATTACAATGATGAATACTTTGTCCTGAAAGACTTCGATAGTTATGTCGCAGCTCAAGAAAAAGTTGATCAATTGTATCAAGATGCAAGAAGCTGGAACCAAAAATCGTTATTAAACATTGCTAGTTCTGGTCCTTTTTCAGCAGATTTCACTATTAAACGGTATGCTGAAGAAATTTGGAAAACTTCTTTTTTTACACCAGGAGCGTATCAAAAAATACATTTGACTGAACCCATTTAACTTGTTCAAATGGGTAGTAAGGAAGGTTTTATAGTGGGGAAAATAAAGTATAATTCATGGATAAGTGAATACAAACAACCTTTTGGAGCGGTTGAAACAGGAACTGAAGTAAGGTTTCAATTGGATTGTCAAGTACCAGAAGTACAAGCGGTTTTTTTGATGATTCATAAAGACTTCGGCAAAGACTTTCAAGTGGAGATGAGCATGGTCCATCCGACACGTTATCAGGCTACCTTTAAATTAACGGAAGATAGCGGACTGTATTTTTACCATTTTAAAATTCAGTACCGATTAGATGACAAAAATGAAACCCTCTACTATGGAAATAATGAGGCTTGTTTAGGCGGACCAGGAGCCGTTTATTATGCAGTTGAAGAGATAAAAGAATACCAATTAACCAGTTATTTATATGATGACCCTGCACCTGACTGGTATCAAAAAGGAGTAGCTTATCAAATATTTGTTGACCGCTTTTATAACGGAAACGCTAGTGGATTGGTTTCTTCTCCCAAAAAGAATTCTTTTCTCTATGCTTCGCCTGATGATAGACCGATGTATATTAAAGATGAGGCAGGAGACATTATCCGTTGGGAATTTTTTGGAGGTAATTTAAAGGGAGTGATCAAAAAACTCTCTTATTTAGCAGATCTAGGCATTACGATTCTCTATCTAAATCCAATTTTTGAAGCTCGCAGCAATCACAAATACGATACGGGAAATTTTTTAAAAATCGATCCGATGTTTGGCAATGAAGACATTTTTAAAGAACTGATAGAGAAAGCAAATGAGTTCGGCATTCACATTATTTTAGACGGTGTGTTCAATCACGTGGGAGCAGATAGTCGTTATTTTAACCGATATGGAAATTATGAGGACATAGGAGCCTATCAGTCACCGACTAGTCGCTATGCTGATTGGTTTACCTTTGATCATTTTCCAGATGAGTATGAATCTTGGTGGGGCATTAAAGATTTACCTAAATTAAATAAAGAAAACCCTAAAGTACAAGAATTCATCTATGCAGCGGATGATAGTGTGGTTCAGAAGTGGTCAAAAATGGGAATAGGCGGCTGGCGTATCGATGTTGCGGATGAAATCAGCGATTTGTTTTTAACGGGTATTCGTACGGCGTTGGAGCAAACAGTTGCTGAGCCGGTACTGATTGGAGAAGTCTGGGAAGACGCTTCTAATAAAATGGCATACGGTGAACGACGGCATTACATTGAAGGTGGAAGTTTACACGGTGTTATGAACTATCCCTTCAGAAAAACGATCATTGATTTTTTAAATCAAACAATTTCTGCTAAAGAAGCTGCCTCACAAGCTATGCAGTTAAAAGAAAACTACCCGCCAGAAGTGTTAAAAAATAATCTTAATAATATTGGCTCGCATGATACAGTTAGAATTTTAACAGCTTTGCAATTGGATAAGCTGAAATTGCAACAAGCGTTAACCTTATTGTTTGTCTTACCAGGAGTGCCTTGTCTTTATTATGGAGATGAGGCCGGTGTAGAAGGCGGCGATGATCCTGATAACCGAGGGATGTTTCCTTGGGGCCTTGAGAACCAAACGCTGCTGACTTTTATACGAGAAAGAATTGCCTTAAGAAAAAGTGTACGCGCTTTGCAAGATGGGGAGCTTTTTGCCTTTTCAACTGAACAGATTCTAGGTTTAGTACGCTACTTATCAGAAGAAGAGTATGTGCTCATTTTGATAAACAGTACCGCTGATGAAAAGATTTTTGAAGCAGAAAATGCAATTTCTTACTCTTCTTTTAAGTTGCAGCATTTTTTAGAAAAAGGCAATTTAACGTTCTTGAACATCCCCGCTCAAGGCGTGCGAATCATAGAAAAATGTCCTTCTTCAACTACTCAGAATGAAAATTGCGAATAGCTGCGATTAGACACATAAGGAAATGTATTAATAAAAAAAAGGTTAAAGAGCATAAACTGCTTTTTAACCTTTTTTTTAGGTTCTATTATTTTTAATGTTGGTAAGAAGAATGAATCTATTCCACAAGTTGAAATTTTCGGAGGAATAGCAGCTGCTTGCAGCCATGTAAAGGATTCAATGCGAATTACGAAGCGGTTAAGCTTCGTTTGAGGCTTGAAAGGCTGGAGACATGAAAGGCTCCAGTCGTTCCCATGGCTCTTGCAAGCAGATGCGTAAATTCCGGAGGAAATTTCATTATTAAGCATTACCAACACGATTGATAAAAGAACCTTTTTAAAAAAATAAAGGGTATATTTTTAGATGAGAAACTGGTATAATGACCAGTTGGGGCATGTAAAGAAAGAGACACTTTCTTTTATGCTACTTTGAAGCAATTATTAGTGGCCCATGACTCCGCATTACTATTCTTACTTAAGTGAGAATAATAAAAAAGGAGAAGATAGTGTGGATTTTTTCAAATTAAAAGAAAATGGAACAAGTGTTAAACAAGAAATGATGGCCGGGTTTACATCTTTTTTTGCGATTTCCTATATCATTATAGTAAACCCTTTAATTTTAGCAGATGCCGGTATTTCCCAGCAACTAAGTGTTTTTGCTACTATTTTAGTTTCAGCTGTCGGCAGCATTTTAATGGGAGTTTGGGCTAAGGCACCTTTAGTTATGACACCTGGTATGGGTGTAAATGCTTTTTTTACGTATACGATCGTTGGATCAATGGGGCTTTCTTGGCAAGAAGCATTGGCGGTAGTTTTAGTATCAAGTTTAATTTTTATTGCTATTAGTTATACCAATCTTAGTACAACATTAGTAGAGGCTATTCCCAGTTCTTTAAAACAAGGAATTACTGCTGGAATTGGGTTGTTTTTAGTTATTATCGGGTTAGAGAATGGCGGCCTGATTGTAGATGGCGGAGATAATTCTTTTATTGTGCTAGGCGATCTAACCAATCCGTTGACTCTTTTAGCCTTATTTGGAATCGTTTTATCGGGTGTGTTATATATTCGGAAAATTCGAGGCAGTTTTTTTATTGGTATCGTGGTAGTAACGATTTTATCATTGATTTTAGGTTTCCATTCACCTGGAACTTCTTCCTTTTCATTGAAAAATGTAACGGAATATACTGCTTTGATTGGTGCTTTTGATTTTTCTACTATGTTTAGTGTTCCTTTTATTTTAGCTGTCTTTTCATTAACTATGATTCTGATTTTTGAATCCATTGGGTTATTAGAAGGTTTACTGGAAGATAAGAGTCGCTTTAAAAATGCTTTTCGTGTCAGCGGCGTGATGACACTCGTTTCTGGTTTGTTCGGAACAAGCCCAACAGTAACCGCTGCTGAAAGTGCTTCAGGGATTAAAGAAGGAGGAAAGACGGGTTTAACAGCAGTAGTTGCTGGAAGTTTGTTTTTCTTATCACTCATTTTTACCCCTTTGTTAGCTTATATTCCTAACGCAGCTTTAGCGCCTGTTATCGTTATTACGGGTGCGATTATGATGGAAAGCCTGCAACATATCCCATTCGAAGATTTTAGCGAATGGCTGCCAGCCTTCCTGATAGTCGTAATGATTCCTTTGACCTCCAGCATTGTCGATGGTTTAGCGTTTGGTTTTGTCGCTTATCCTATTTTTAAGCTGGCAAAGGGTGAGTTGAATACAGTGAAAAAAGAAATGCACGTCGTTTCATTTTTGTTTTTATTAACCATGATCGCAATCGCCGTACTTTAAAAATAACGTGTGATAGAAACTGTGACTGTTTCTTTAGAATAGGTTTTAGTGTAAAAATTTAAAGATGCAAAAAGGGTGGGACGCTATTGTCTTCACCTTTTTTTTCTCGATTTTAATCATTGTTCATCTTTTCTAAGTTCATGATTTGCTTTTTATAGGATATAGGTCAAATTTTCAGATTAAATAATGAATAAAAAGCCAAAAGAGGTTGCTTTATGTTAATATTATGTGTATATTATTAAGAAGTTCTCATTTTATTGAAATGGAATTCTCATTTAAAACGAAAAACAGGGGAAAAGGGGATTGAAAGAGATGAAAAAGAAATGGTGGTACTCAAGTGCAGTTTTGCTGGCAGCTGGTTTATTGACAGCTTGCGGCAATAATGGAGAAACAGATGCAGCATCAAGTTCAAAAGACACGAAAGATAAAAAATTAGCAGATGAACAAGTATTAAATTTAGTTGAAATTGCGGAATTGCCAACTGGGGATACAGCATTGGCTACTGATACGGTCAGCTTTACAGTTTTTAACCAAGTCAATGAAGGTCTGTATCGATTGGATAAAGACAGCCAGCCTATTCCAGCTCTTGCGTCTGAAGAAGCAACAGTCAGTGAAGATGGATTAGAATATACATTCAAATTACACGAAGATGCCAAATGGTCGAATGGCGACCCTGTAACGGCAAAAGATTTTGTCTATGCATGGCAACGAGTGGTAGACCCTGATACAGCTGCTTCTTATGCTTACTTGTTTGATGGGATCAAAAATGCTGCAGCGATCATGGAAGGCGAAGCTGAGCCGGATACACTTGGAGTGGAAGCTGTAAGTGATTATGAATTTAAAGTGACCATGGAAAAACCTGTTCCTTACTTTATCTCATTAATGGCTTTTCCAACATTCTTTCCCCAAAACCAAGAATTTGTAGAAGAACAAGGCGATCGGTATGGTACTTCTGCAGACACCATGATTTTCAACGGACCATTTACATTTAGTAATTGGGATGGAACGAATTTAAACTGGACCTATGAAAAGAACGAAGGTTACTGGGATGTTGAAAATGTGATCCTCGATGAAATCAATGTAGAAGTGATTAAAGAAACTGCTACAGCTTTGAATTTATATGATTCAGGACAATTAGATCGTGTGAATTTAACCGGAGAATTTGCTAAACAATTTCAAGGAAATGAAGATTACGTCGTCGAAACGGAAGCAAGATCTTCTTACTTGCAGTTCAACCAAGAACGTGGCGGTAAGAAAACCGACTTAGCTAATGAAAACTTGCGTAAAGCCCTTGCTGTTTCTTATGATCATGAATTGTTGGTCAATGAAATTTTGGCAAACGGTTCTCAAGAATTAGGGGGATTAGTTCCTGCTGATTTAGCCGTAAATCCGACAACCGGTAAAGACTTCCGTGAAGAATCTGGCGATTTCCTAGCTTACGATAAAGAAGCAGCTGCTGATTATTGGGAAAAAGCAAAAGCTGAACTAGGCGTTGACAGTCTTGAGTTAGAATTGCTTGGTGACGACGATGAATCCAACAAAAAAATCGCTGCTTATATGAAAGACCAGATTGAAACCAACTTACCAGGCATAACGATAAAAGCTAAAAATGTGCCATTTAAAGTGCGTTTAGAATTACAAACGAAACAAGACTATGATTTTGTTTTAGGCGGTTGGGGAGCAGACTTTGCTGATCCAGTAAACTTCATTGATTTACTGATGGCTGACAGTCCGTATAACCGTTCTGGGTATAAAAATGAAGAGTTTGATAAATTAGTAAACTTATCTAAAGATGAAAATGCAACAGATGTTGATGCGCGTTGGCAAAATCTGTTAGATGCAGAAAAAATTCTATTAGATGAAGCAGGTGTAGCTCCATTGTTCCAAAGAGCAGCTGCTACCTTGCAAAAACCGTATGTTAAAGAAATTTATAATCATCAAGTAGGAGCCAAATACACGTATAAAAATGCGTATATTGAAGCCCACTAAGGTAAATTTCTAAGCGTTAAAAAAGAAAACCCATTATCTTAAGCAAATTTTGCTTAGAATAATGGGTTTCTTATTTCTGTCGGACCTTCAAGCTCAGGAGACTAAAAAAACAAAAGAATGTATCAATCTATTTGCTTGATAAGCCGGTAATTCTTTTCATCTGCTTCATCGAATAAATTTAAAGAGTCAGGAGATAACTTAGTTACAATTAATTCATAGCCGAAATGATCTTTAAAAATGAGTTCGTCTTCTTTGATAGAAACTAAATTGCCATTCATTAGTTGATCATTTAAGTAGATCTGCTGGTTTTCATCAAAATAGATAGACATCGGAATCAAAGGATCGGGCTCAAGCACATCCCAACTGCCCATAAAAAAGTCTAAAGGGTCTTTTTTACTTGTTTTTTTGCTATTGTTTTTA is a window of Carnobacterium mobile DSM 4848 DNA encoding:
- a CDS encoding NCS2 family permease, translating into MDFFKLKENGTSVKQEMMAGFTSFFAISYIIIVNPLILADAGISQQLSVFATILVSAVGSILMGVWAKAPLVMTPGMGVNAFFTYTIVGSMGLSWQEALAVVLVSSLIFIAISYTNLSTTLVEAIPSSLKQGITAGIGLFLVIIGLENGGLIVDGGDNSFIVLGDLTNPLTLLALFGIVLSGVLYIRKIRGSFFIGIVVVTILSLILGFHSPGTSSFSLKNVTEYTALIGAFDFSTMFSVPFILAVFSLTMILIFESIGLLEGLLEDKSRFKNAFRVSGVMTLVSGLFGTSPTVTAAESASGIKEGGKTGLTAVVAGSLFFLSLIFTPLLAYIPNAALAPVIVITGAIMMESLQHIPFEDFSEWLPAFLIVVMIPLTSSIVDGLAFGFVAYPIFKLAKGELNTVKKEMHVVSFLFLLTMIAIAVL
- a CDS encoding DUF4828 domain-containing protein, translated to MQRKVILKIFILFTVLGKLFISFKNNSKKTSKKDPLDFFMGSWDVLEPDPLIPMSIYFDENQQIYLNDQLMNGNLVSIKEDELIFKDHFGYELIVTKLSPDSLNLFDEADEKNYRLIKQID
- a CDS encoding glycoside hydrolase family 13 protein, producing the protein MGKIKYNSWISEYKQPFGAVETGTEVRFQLDCQVPEVQAVFLMIHKDFGKDFQVEMSMVHPTRYQATFKLTEDSGLYFYHFKIQYRLDDKNETLYYGNNEACLGGPGAVYYAVEEIKEYQLTSYLYDDPAPDWYQKGVAYQIFVDRFYNGNASGLVSSPKKNSFLYASPDDRPMYIKDEAGDIIRWEFFGGNLKGVIKKLSYLADLGITILYLNPIFEARSNHKYDTGNFLKIDPMFGNEDIFKELIEKANEFGIHIILDGVFNHVGADSRYFNRYGNYEDIGAYQSPTSRYADWFTFDHFPDEYESWWGIKDLPKLNKENPKVQEFIYAADDSVVQKWSKMGIGGWRIDVADEISDLFLTGIRTALEQTVAEPVLIGEVWEDASNKMAYGERRHYIEGGSLHGVMNYPFRKTIIDFLNQTISAKEAASQAMQLKENYPPEVLKNNLNNIGSHDTVRILTALQLDKLKLQQALTLLFVLPGVPCLYYGDEAGVEGGDDPDNRGMFPWGLENQTLLTFIRERIALRKSVRALQDGELFAFSTEQILGLVRYLSEEEYVLILINSTADEKIFEAENAISYSSFKLQHFLEKGNLTFLNIPAQGVRIIEKCPSSTTQNENCE
- a CDS encoding peptide ABC transporter substrate-binding protein, with product MKKKWWYSSAVLLAAGLLTACGNNGETDAASSSKDTKDKKLADEQVLNLVEIAELPTGDTALATDTVSFTVFNQVNEGLYRLDKDSQPIPALASEEATVSEDGLEYTFKLHEDAKWSNGDPVTAKDFVYAWQRVVDPDTAASYAYLFDGIKNAAAIMEGEAEPDTLGVEAVSDYEFKVTMEKPVPYFISLMAFPTFFPQNQEFVEEQGDRYGTSADTMIFNGPFTFSNWDGTNLNWTYEKNEGYWDVENVILDEINVEVIKETATALNLYDSGQLDRVNLTGEFAKQFQGNEDYVVETEARSSYLQFNQERGGKKTDLANENLRKALAVSYDHELLVNEILANGSQELGGLVPADLAVNPTTGKDFREESGDFLAYDKEAAADYWEKAKAELGVDSLELELLGDDDESNKKIAAYMKDQIETNLPGITIKAKNVPFKVRLELQTKQDYDFVLGGWGADFADPVNFIDLLMADSPYNRSGYKNEEFDKLVNLSKDENATDVDARWQNLLDAEKILLDEAGVAPLFQRAAATLQKPYVKEIYNHQVGAKYTYKNAYIEAH